The following coding sequences are from one Mycobacterium bourgelatii window:
- the mycP gene encoding type VII secretion-associated serine protease mycosin has product MQRSGTGNSRLRHGRGSTAAIAAMLLASGALAGMPPAYAITPPQIDPAALPPDSPPGPLAPMKQNSYCTEVGVLPGTDFKVQPKYMDMLNLNEAWQFGRGAGVKVAVIDTGVTPHPRLPHLIPGGDYVMAGGDGFSDCDVHGTLVASMIAAAPANGATAPPVAPRRPVTIPTTEKPPPPQTVTLSPVPAPTVTVIPVPAEPPGEGGAPPGPPPGPPGIPPPPGGQAPSGNRGGGTVTIPRYTGGGRVAPVDHPRPLAPTTTSPSPSTTGSSAPSGTTSPTSPPSSSPAPPPPPPVASPAEPPADAFVGIAPDVEVISIRQSSQAFGLKDPYTGDEDPQTQAKIDNVQTMARAIVHAANMGASIINISDVTCMSARNPIDQRALGAAVRYAAVEKNALIVAAAGDSSKKDCKQNTIYDPLQPDDPRAWASVTTVVTPDWFHEYVLSVGAVDSKGQALSNMSIAGPWVSISAPGTDVVGLSPRDDGLINAIDGPDNTLLVPAGTSFSAAIVSGVAALVRAKYPELSSYQIRNRLIHTARPPARGVDNQLGYGVIDPVAALTWDVPDGPAQPPRQLSAPLALPPDPAPRDMVPVWVAAGGLTGALLIGGAVFGTATLMRRSRKQR; this is encoded by the coding sequence ATGCAGCGATCCGGTACAGGTAACAGCAGGTTGCGGCATGGTCGCGGGTCCACCGCGGCCATCGCCGCAATGCTGCTTGCATCAGGTGCGTTAGCCGGCATGCCGCCGGCTTACGCCATTACGCCCCCGCAGATCGACCCAGCCGCATTGCCGCCGGACAGTCCTCCTGGACCGTTGGCGCCAATGAAGCAGAACTCCTACTGCACCGAGGTGGGAGTGCTTCCCGGGACCGACTTCAAGGTCCAGCCGAAGTACATGGACATGCTGAACCTCAATGAGGCGTGGCAATTCGGCCGGGGCGCTGGGGTGAAGGTGGCTGTCATCGACACCGGTGTGACGCCGCACCCGCGGTTGCCGCACCTCATTCCCGGCGGCGACTACGTAATGGCCGGCGGTGACGGATTCTCGGACTGCGACGTCCACGGCACGCTGGTGGCGTCGATGATCGCCGCGGCTCCGGCCAACGGCGCGACGGCGCCACCGGTGGCACCGCGCAGACCGGTGACCATTCCCACCACCGAGAAGCCACCACCACCGCAGACGGTGACGTTGTCTCCGGTCCCGGCGCCCACTGTGACGGTGATCCCGGTGCCGGCGGAGCCGCCCGGCGAGGGAGGGGCCCCACCCGGACCCCCGCCCGGACCGCCCGGCATCCCGCCTCCACCGGGCGGGCAGGCCCCCTCGGGCAACCGAGGCGGCGGCACGGTGACCATCCCGCGCTACACCGGTGGCGGTCGGGTGGCCCCGGTCGACCACCCGCGTCCTCTTGCGCCGACGACTACGTCGCCGTCGCCGTCGACGACGGGTAGCTCTGCGCCTTCGGGCACCACCAGCCCGACGTCGCCGCCCTCGAGTTCTCCGGCGCCTCCTCCGCCGCCCCCGGTGGCCAGTCCGGCCGAGCCGCCGGCCGATGCGTTCGTCGGCATCGCACCGGACGTCGAGGTGATCTCGATCCGTCAGTCAAGTCAGGCGTTCGGGCTCAAGGACCCCTACACCGGCGACGAGGACCCGCAAACGCAGGCCAAGATCGACAACGTCCAGACAATGGCCCGTGCCATCGTGCACGCTGCCAACATGGGGGCGTCGATCATCAACATCTCCGACGTGACCTGCATGAGCGCGCGCAATCCCATCGATCAACGCGCGTTGGGTGCCGCGGTTCGCTATGCGGCAGTGGAGAAGAACGCGCTGATCGTTGCGGCCGCGGGGGACAGCAGCAAGAAGGACTGCAAGCAAAATACGATTTATGACCCGCTGCAGCCCGACGATCCCCGCGCCTGGGCGTCTGTGACGACGGTGGTGACACCGGACTGGTTCCACGAATATGTGCTCAGCGTGGGTGCCGTGGATTCCAAGGGGCAGGCGCTCAGCAACATGAGCATCGCCGGCCCGTGGGTCTCGATTTCCGCACCGGGCACCGACGTGGTCGGGCTGTCGCCGCGTGACGACGGCCTGATCAATGCGATCGACGGTCCGGACAACACGTTGCTGGTTCCGGCTGGTACCAGCTTCTCGGCTGCAATCGTTTCCGGGGTAGCTGCCCTGGTGCGAGCGAAATACCCGGAGTTGTCGTCGTACCAAATCCGAAATCGGTTGATCCACACGGCCAGGCCGCCCGCGCGTGGCGTGGACAACCAACTCGGCTACGGTGTGATCGACCCGGTGGCAGCATTGACATGGGATGTTCCCGACGGCCCCGCGCAACCTCCCAGGCAGCTATCGGCACCGCTGGCGTTGCCGCCGGATCCCGCTCCGCGTGACATGGTCCCGGTGTGGGTGGCTGCCGGGGGTCTGACAGGGGCACTACTGATAGGTGGCGCAGTGTTCGGTACAGCAACATTGATGCGACGATCGCGGAAGCAACGATGA